The Marispirochaeta aestuarii genome contains the following window.
CTACTTTCCATCGGAGGGTGGAAAATCGGTGCAGGTAATGTACGGTGCTGTCGATGAGGATGGGGCGTTCTCTCTCGGAGATACCGTCCCCTGGACTGCCGCATTCGACTATCTCAGCTTTAGCGAGAACAACACTGAGGGCTTCGGTGCTTCACCCCTGGCAGCGGTTGGGGCAATTAAGAACCTCTATATCGACGGAAAACAGGTGTCCTCGGGAATCGCAGCTCCCTTAGGCCTCAGTATCAACGGAACGGCCTCCTCGACCACCCGGCGTATGGCTCTGCGGGACATCAACGGCGACGGGCTTCCTGACCAGCTGCGTCGGGACGGAACCGGAGCACTCCTGGCTGCAATCAATACCGGAGAAGGTTTTGCTCCCGTGAATACTTTTGCAGGAGGCCTTGATGTTGACTTTTTTACCAGCCCCGGCGATTTTACAGGTGCAACTGATTCCCGGGGACTTTATTACGGAAATGTCGGGAGCTTCGGCGGGACCGTATCGGTGGGGTTCGGGAACCCCAGCGTTTCCATCGGCGCAAGCTGCGGCCTGACCGGGAATGCCAACCGAAGCTTGTTCCGTCTGGCGGATGTGAACGGCGACGGACTGCCTGATCAGGTGGCAAAACGAGCTGAAGATGACTACTTTGAGGTTCTGTTTAACCTTGGTGACTCCTTTGCATCAGAGAGTGTCAGAATTTACCGGGACGACTGGACTAATCTGGACTTAAAAGAGGCTATGCGGGAATCCCTGAACAGCCAGATATCTTCTGCAATCAATACCTTTACCGGTCTGTCCGTGCCGACCCGTCTTCCGGGGTTTGACATCGATCCGGCTTCCCTGGAGTTTGAAGACAGGCTTGGAATAGAACTGAATCCTTTCAACATCGATGATACCCTGGAGTATGCTGCCGGTCTCTCTCTTTCTCTCAATTCTTCTCTGACCATTTCCATTCCCCTGTGGTATCCGGTTCTCAGCTTCGACATCTCCCCCGGGGTAAACGGATCCTATGTCAATACTGCGGCGACTCTGAAGTTTCAGGATATTACCGGGGACGGGCTGCCGGATCACGTACTCCGGGTCCCCGGAGAAAACAGGGTGCGGGTCATGGAGAACAGGCTGGGGCATGCGGGGCTCCTGAAAACCATACGATCCCCCTTCGGAGGGGTCACAGAAATCAGCTACAGAAGAGCAGGCAACACCGTCGCCATGCCGCAGAACAGGTGGGTTCCGGAAAGGATCAGCGTGAATGACGGCTTCCAGGACGATCCCGACAGACCGGGAGAGCATTGTTACGTACAGTCCTTTGAGTTCAGAGATGGTTTCTATGACCGGCGGGAACGCCTTTTTTGCGGATTCGGTACAGTCAGAATCACCCGGTTCGAATCCCGCCAGTCCAGCGATCCCGGTGACTGGGACATTGCTTCGGTAACGGAGGACACCTATGCCCTTAACCCCGCTTATGACGATAACATCTATCGCCGGGGGCTCCTTACCCGCCGCGCCGTTTACGACAGACACCCGGAGGATTCCGGGGCTCTTCTTTACAGCGAAAAGATCTGTACGTATGACCTGGTTCCCCTTACAGACAGGAGTCGCTTTCCGCAGCTCTCCAGGGAGACCGAACGGCTCTATTCTCCGGAAGACCAGACCTGCATCGAAAAGCTGATCGAATACCGCAGGTACAATGAGTACGGCAACGTGGAACTTCTAACCGACTATGGCTCGGCCCGCGACCCTGACGATGACATGACAGCGGAGATTTTCTACGCTGAACCGGACTCAGGCCGCTACCTGCATGCCCATCCCCAATCCATTGAAGTGCGGGGCAGCGATGATACCCTGCTGCGCCGCCGTTTCGGGGGTTACGACAGATCCCGGGGAAACCTGATCAGACTGGACCAGTACAGCAGCGAAAACCGGTGGTCCACCCATTTGCTGGAGTGGGATCGCTATGGGAATCTGATCCGCATGGAAGGCCCCCGGGGACATGCTGTTGAGATAGACTATGATGACGCGGTCCATACCTACCCGGTGAGCATCCGCAGTCTGAATGACCGGGTCGCCTTTACCCCGAGCTATTCCAGCTCATTGGAGTGGGATTACCGTTACGGCAAAGAGCTTGTCCTGACCGATCAGAACGCCAATGTACAGACCCGTTCGTATGACAATTTCGGGCGGCTCACGGAAGTATGGAGTCCCTATGATACCGGAACCCGGCCGGCAGTCGCCTTTGATTACCGCAGCGATGCATTCCCCTGGCAGGCGGTGACTCTCAACAAGGTAAGTCACGATCCTGTCTCCGAAGACGACCTGCTGACAGCCGTAACCAGCGACGGGCTGGGGCGGATTATCCAGACAGCGAGGGAAGGAGAGGTTCATACCAAAGGGACCGGCTGGAACTGCTCAGGCGCTATAGTCTTTGACGGAGCAGGGCGTGTCGTGCAGGAAGGGCAAACGGTCTTTACGGGGGGAACGGGCGAATTTTTTTCAAACCTTCCGCCCCTGGCGGGCCTCAAGAATCCAACCGGCACAAGCTACGACCCCCTGGACCGGGTAGTCAGTATCGTGCTGCCCGATGATCCTGAGGACCCGGAGGATGACGCAATTATCTCGGTCAGCTACCGGGTGGAAGCGGCCAATCTGCTGGAGATAAAAACAGACCCCCTGGGAAATATCACCGAAACAATCAAGGACCCCCGGGGAAACATCCGGGAACTGAGAAAGAAGGCCCCCGGGGGAGAGCTCCTGAAGAGGGCAAGCTATGAGTACTCAGCCTTGAACGAGCTGATCCGCAGCCTTGAATACCAGCTGGAAACAGGAATATCATATCCCGTGGACTACGCCTACGATCTGGCAGGCCGAAGAACCCTCATCGAAAGCCCGGACGCCGGGAGAATTACCTTTGAGTATGATGAAGCCGGTAACCCGTTAAAAAAGGTGGATTCCAGGCTGCGGGCAAAAGGACAATCCATCCGCTACAGCTACGACGGACACAACCGGCTCATCCGAATAGAATATCCTGAAACGGCAGACACCACATTTGAATACGGCACAGGCAGCCAGACTGATGAGAACCAGGCCGGGCGCCTTGTACGGCGGAGCGACTCCTCCGGTACCATCGAGTACCGCTACGGAAAACTCGGTGAAGTGCTTTTTGCGGGCCGCAGCTTAAATCGCCTCTCCCCCGGAGCCCCTGCGAAGAGTGCGGAGACAGGCTTTGTCTGCGACTACCTGGGTCGCCTTGAATCAATTACGTACCCGGATACGGAGGTCGTCAGCTACAGCTACACCGCCGGCGGCCAGGTAAATCACGTGGAAGGCGTCAGCAAAGGAACGACCACCGTATACATAGAAGAGATCGGCTACGACGAGTACGGACAGCGGGTATATATGGAGTACGGCAACAAAGTTGTAACCGAGTACAGCTATAATCCCTGGAGGCGCTGGCTCGACACCATCGTAACCACCAATCCCGGCGGCTGCCGGGAGTATCAGAACATCGAGTACAGTTTTGACCCCGTGGGTAACATCGAGGGCTACAGAAACGAGGTCTACGGTTACAGAACCGAACAACAGTACAGCTACGACGCCCTGAACCAGCTTGTGAGTGCAGGCGGGACCTACGAACATACCCCCTACAACACCCAGGTTGACTATACCTCCCGTTACAGCCAGGAGTATGACTTTGATTCCCTGGGGAACTTCAGCCGAAAGACCTCGAGTCAAGGCTACTCACCGAACCGAACCCCCATGGGTTCTCTGAATTACAACCTTGAGTATCGCTACTGGGAGGGAAAATCCCACAGGGTACAGTGGGTCGGCAATACCCACTACAGCTACGACGCCAATGGAAACATAATAGAAGAACGGGAAGGCGGCCCCTCAGTCGAAGCAACCGCCGGAATCTCTGCCCTGGTGAAGGACGGAGTCTTGCGATCGGTTAACCGCGGCTTTGCCCTGATACGGAATCCCGATGAGAGCGAAGAGACCGTCGCCATGCGAAGCTATGAGTGGGACGAGGAGAACCGCCTGACCGGCTACGCTGACAGGCGGGTGAACATGGCCTACACCTATGACGCCGATAACCAGCGGACAGTGAAGTACCACATACAGGCAGGAGAAGAGACCCTCTATTTTGACCAGTTCTGGCAGGGGGTAAACGAGGACAGCGACTTCCGCCAGTCCAAGCACATCTACCTGGGGGAAACGCGCATTGCAACACGTTTAAACCTGGAATCCCGGAACGGAAGTACCGATAACAGCTATGAACTTGCGAACACCTACTACTACCATCCGGATCATCTGGGAAGCGCCCATTTCGTGACCGACCGGCATGGAGGCCGGTACGAGCACATGGAATACACGCCTTACGGAGAGCTGTGGGAGGAACAGGTATCCGACAGCCACGACATGATCCCCTTCCGCTTTACCGCAAAGGAGTGGGACGAAGAGACCGGGCTGTATTACTACGGTGCCAGGTACCTTGATCCCAAGCGGGGGAGGTGGTTGAGTGCGGATCCGGCGGGACCGGAACTGGGGGATCCGAACAGGGAGGGGTTTTCTATTGTAGAAGCGGCGAATTGGTATAGTTATGTGAGTAATAATCCGGTGATGTATGTTGATCCTACGGGATTAGAAAGCGCCGATGCAGCAAAACATTGGTACAACGCAATCTATGAACAGAATAAGGGATGGGAAATAACTCAAGATTATGGCTCTGCTGAAATGGCATCAATGGGATACTACCCAAAATCTAATGGGATTCATACAGGTGTCGATCTGAAGAAGACAGATGACTTAGGAAATAACGTAACAACAGGTACACCTATTTTTCCGGATCGACCGGGTAAAATTAAATATATTAGAGATGAAGATCCAGGCTGTGGATTTGGTAAGTATGTCGGAATTGAAAGTGAGGATGGATCTAATATTGAGGTACTTGCTCACTTAGATTCCATCGCTCCTGAAATTAGAGTAGGTTTCTACGTTGATAAAACGACTTCTGTGGGAACAGGTGGAAATACTGGGAATTCAACAGGGCCACATTTACATAAACAAGTACAGCGAGATGTTCTAAAAAATGGAAGGACTCCTGGGATGGGTGCTGATGGAAATGTCGTTCAAAGTATGAGTAATTATGACAGAATTACTATTCCAGTATCAAAATCATGGTTTATGAGGTAACAAATGAAAGCATTGAAAATTTCTACCATTGTTGTATTTCTATTTTTAGCTACCGCATGTACTGAAGCCGATGAATCAAACCGTTCTACAGAAGTCGCAGAGCTAAAAGCAAAGGTTTACAATCTCCAGTCTGAAAATGAAAAACTGAAAGAGCGTAATGAAGAATTAACTACTGCCAATTCAACTCTAATCAAGGAGAAGAGTAGTCTATACAACCCTTTTTCTGGTAGTGGAAATCCTTTTAAATCCTTCCTGTTTTCCAACTCAACATCTTTTCCTTTTGGATATCTACAGGTTACAGGTTACTTCGAAGAAATTTTGATCTCAGATGTTGATAATGGATTAGAAGGACTTTGTCCGTTCTTTGTTGTTAATGAGATGGATTCAGATTTAAGTAACTACTTTTGGTCAATGATAAACAAGGGTAATACGTTCAATCGAAATATCGATGATCATATAGGTCTTTCTCTCAATCTTGATGATACACCAGAGATCATCATTGATGAACTGAAATCGAGTAGTAAGGAAATCACTGTCATCGGCTATCTAAGAGATTTAGAACTTGGTGGAAATATGACGTTGTGTAATCAGTATTTTACTCCCTTGGCAGTAATTTCCCCATAATAACCGTATTACACAGCATCCCGGAATTCTCCGGGATGCCTGTCCGAATTATTATATTATGCAGTACGTAATGAGATTATTTATTTATATGTACTACAGTAGTAGTTTATCTGCTTTTGGGGATAAATTGAACAGAAGTAACGATCGCAATTTTCTGTCGTCCATTCATCAGGCATGAAGAACCTTTGAGACTGAAAAAAAGCGCATGATCGAAACCGTTGTTGGCTAATGGTTCTTCATTTCTCAGAAGCCAGTGCGAATCCTTTCATAAAGCTCTCTTGCATAATAAAGAATACAAAAAGGGGCGGAATCATGGTAATCATGACTCCTGCCATAATGACGCCCCAGTTATTCATCGCTTCGGCCTGGATAAGCATTTTGACGCCGATTTGAACTACGCGCATCTGCTTGGAGTTGGTAGCCATCAGCGGCCAGAGATACTGGTTCCATATATATATAAACTCGATTACCGTGAGGGCGCCAATTGAGTTTTTGGATAAGGGAATAAGGATTTGAAACAGGTATCGAAGGGGGTGACATCCATCCATCTTGGCAGCATCGAGAAGTTCAAGGGGAATGGTACGGAATCGCTGGACGAAGAGAAACGTCCCGGTTGCACTTGCCAGGAAGGGAAAAATAAGTCCGGCATATGTATCTATCCAGCCGAAACTGCTTACGATGCCGAAAAGAGCTACTATGCGTACCGGTATGGGCAGCAGCAGGGTTATGATTACTATGAAGAAGAGCAGGTTCTTTCCCTTGAAGTCGAAGTGGGTAAAAGCAAAGGCCGCCAACAGGCTGAATACTATTTTTCCAGCTGTCACGGCAGCTGCAATAATTGTTGAATTCAACATCATCCGGCCGAGGCTGACGCTTCGCCACGCGGCAGTGTAATTACTGAAATGTGCGGAAGGAAGAAGTTTAGGAGGTGAAGAGTAGACTTCCGCCGGTGTTTGCGTACTTATAACGAATGAAAGCACAACGGGAAGGCTGACTATCAGGATGCTGAGGATTATCACAGCATGCAGGGCGATTGTCTGTAATCTTGTACGTTTCATGGCTTTTTCCTATTGATAGTAGACCTTACGGCCGGTTGTCTTGAACTGTATCAATGTAAGAAACACTACAAGGGTGAACAAAATAAGACTCTCAGCAGCGGCGTATCCGGTCTTCGCGTTGACAAAAAAGTCTCTGTATAACTGATAGATAAGAATATTTGTTGAATTCGCCGGTCCACCTTCCGTGAGAACATCTATCAAACCGAAGGACTGGAAATATGAGTAGATAATATTCATTATCAGGAGAAAAAAGGTAGTAGGCGAGAGCATCGGAAAAGTAATGTAGATGAACCTCTTGACGGAGCCCGCCCCGTCGATCGCTGCCGACTCTATGGCTTCTTTCTGCACATTCTGCAGACCTGCAAGATAAAATATAATGTTGTACCCGAGGTTTTTCCATGTGGCCGCCACTGTTACCACCAGAATCGCGAGGGTGCTGTTGGTAAGCCACTCCACATTCATACCGGTGGCTACCTGGAAAAAATGGTTCATATACCCATTGGCAGGGTTAAAAAGGAATCTGAATATTGCTCCCGATATCGCCGGGGACAGGGCGTAGGGCCATATAAGCAGGGTACGGTAGATTTTAATCCCTTTTATATCCTGATTCAGCATGAGAGCGATCAGTAAACTGATGCTGAGGCCTGCGAGTACCACTGCGAGAGAAAAAACGACGGATGTTATAAAACTCTTGATATATACTTCATCAGAAAACAGATTGATAAAATTATGCAAACCGGCAAAGATTGTCTTGAGACCGAAGGGATGAACCTTGTAGAAACTCAAGCGGAATGTTTCAATGGCAGGATAGAAAAGAAATACTATCAGAATAATGAATGTTGGCAGTAATAGCAGGTATGGTAACCGTTTATTGTGAAAATAGGACTGCATGATCCTTTTCCTTTCTGAATTGTCAGGCGGGCGGCAGATTCTGCCGCCCATCCCGCTAAATACGGCGGTTATTCGACTAATTCATTCCATTCAAGCATCGATTTGGTAGTCTTTTCAGCCGCTTCATCAAGGGCTTCCTTGACTGTCATCTCTCCTGCATATACCTTCTGGATTCCTGTCTCTATAAGTGACCGTGCTTCAGGGAATACTCCCATCAGGGATCCGGCTGTATTGAGGGTATAGGGACTTTCAAGGAGTTGGTCAAAAGCCGTGCGGAAGTTGGGATTCTCATCGAACCAGCCTTCGGCTTCAAGCATTTCCATTGCAGTCTCTCGTACGGGAAAGTACCCCGTTCCTTTGTGCCAGCGAACCTGGGGCTCGTCGCTGGAGATGTACTTTACGAGTTTCAGAGCAGCCAGGAGCTCTTCGTTCGGATGATTGTTGGTTATCCAGAGACTTCCTCCGCCGATGGTTACGCCGCCGCGTGCCCCTTCCGGACGGGGAATATAGCCGGTACCCATTTCCCATCCCTTTTCCTTTAGAAGACCGGTAAGCTGATTTACATCGGATGTGGAGGACATTACCATGGCAACTTCCCCTGAACCGAAGGCCGCTCGATGGTTGGCCCAGCCAGGTCCGACGTCGAGGAACAGTCCGTCCCGCTCCATTCCTGTCCACCATTCGAGAATCCGTTGTCCCGCTTGGCCGTTGAATAATGCCCTGGTCGGATATTCACCCATTCGACCGTTGTCATTGTTGACAAAGGGTGCGTCCATGAGGCAATGAAATTCCTCGAAATACCAGCTGTTCAGGTTCCATGAAATTGGAGCTTTTAATTGAGGAATCTTCTGTTTGAGAATTTTTGAGTATTCTATGACTTCTTCGAATGTTTTCGGTGGCTTTTCGGGATCAAGACCAGCCTGTTCAAAGAAGGTCTTATTGTAATACATCAGAGGAGTCGAAGAATTGAAAGGCATGGAATAGTGTTTCCCATTGATTGTGTAATAATTACGTACCGGCGAAAAAAACGTTTCCCAGTCTATAGGATCCCATGCCTCGATTTCGTAGATTGGTGTAACGATCCCGCTGTTGGCCATCTGAAGGGTTCCGATTTCGTAGATA
Protein-coding sequences here:
- a CDS encoding toxin TcdB middle/N-terminal domain-containing protein; translation: MNIKKRLTAFLLLECFLVGTVAPPVYAEAPRQEVLPGTPCKWTVPVQEESGFLGEFCVSPESGGEYISDTVSLLVPPGAVENPVMIRIEKLSLVEGLPAGMSNLSSGAAGYRFLPENQSFLRAVKVTLPFDRRILESETALSNLYTWYYDRRESRWRRLERWRVDRQKATITSLTTHFTDMITSTLTLPEGPQAVDFNVNSIKDLKAADPTAGVPRIQGLDAAGMGDAGFSLPLRVPTGRGAVTPKLALTYSSEHQNGWMGRGFDIGVSSVAIDTRFGLPEYGGEDIFAIDGEELVATGEMEDGALKYQRRKEGSFERILWFVNDDRRWEITDKNGTTRVYGTTDSWIGPDRRDRTKIYCWYLSRVIDANGNTADYMYTRDEINSAVYLREIRYSGHEETGEEGLYRVRFDLDLSSGARPDRRSEARGGFVSKLAGLLRGVEISCDGLLFRRYEFSYEQNIFGQTQLIETAEYDGGDQRFYCYGFEYHSPKQQEDGYTGFEETSVSLGYPEQVPALQKDRSLSLGGSLYTGVTLRRPKIDFWGGLKWVVAANFGLRAGMSSSSGRTEISLLDLSGDGLADIVLSKGKKAVCIPNRGDYFDFENTINFGRLPREVNENDSTSCDIGLSVGVFPLSGSTTWQWGSSKTKSSYSDLDGDGFVDFIASDESGYRKNQQGTGFTDGQLRTSGVSGEIVEISENELRSLENSYYIQEPLRRWKAYRSGTVRVENEFSCADTAWADQRNESAWTRTPDTAHNVSFTRAGPSEDAQTIDTVSINAGESIYFHLDTRGEPRGDDLTWRSRVSYRDIEYFEDWEQYGDFLTPPYEYEHLPDSDFDEIYNWTCITDPNDSEQTISVYHRISNWKDIAKSDAGVANALIREGFISLPRIPAQLYQRLMTMAGTRMEVRDLMSGGRKVYPSERYRLFYAYTLAPEENMYYRTGTDGEAVARQYLDDLCDQVGTAAVRNLLRPSFLEGERMYLEHDGSARSYTRSAPAVFLTAEIIDAEDSTGVLGEQSLSGGIVLDRTHDSAGEELLYSHVLIPGESGFRLVRREGNTDTVLDSARVNSSASGISVDLPEDGVSRRFVLGGGTSLIRRLPEAAFEGVLTESLLAGEEFRADDLFPLDGSLWNAVLAEADLTAAEEAEYAAAFVYDEQNDSYTPQPDMDDDLYLSFLKLLDRQSDNGLSALDTLPEENAFRIVLFSTEEYAVFLSAQDPDTAAVIQDCFTRYSEPEAVHWYALSEHLSSHESSAMVDALRRYRVMDELLPWYRDDGEYYLLDEAVSSGSDEANQISAALEKVGLSVWTRLERSIRYSSDGSFSVEDIGTVDAEGLEAFCPLPTEGPAGLVPAGRIRIPVYDYEGVCRLKVIDIRQADSEIDYSPENRVDYSFLESIDLGDFDGGAGGSSSNVDTSAVENTEYHQESFAGGTYGWFYGAWTGNYLWDENELFKARADEHSPDQYTETSTPPPPSFLPLNKNEKDENRIIRTDGKEEMREVSPEAWIGVDNSYSDSEWRDDGSVSYTEYTFAPYIDGQFFHPARVGGDSYYRAPGTGTMVGDGCLSTLRKGKNSGQDNSFSIAGGLYLGSRNSSESWLYKDFLDINGDCYPDVIYFPSEGGKSVQVMYGAVDEDGAFSLGDTVPWTAAFDYLSFSENNTEGFGASPLAAVGAIKNLYIDGKQVSSGIAAPLGLSINGTASSTTRRMALRDINGDGLPDQLRRDGTGALLAAINTGEGFAPVNTFAGGLDVDFFTSPGDFTGATDSRGLYYGNVGSFGGTVSVGFGNPSVSIGASCGLTGNANRSLFRLADVNGDGLPDQVAKRAEDDYFEVLFNLGDSFASESVRIYRDDWTNLDLKEAMRESLNSQISSAINTFTGLSVPTRLPGFDIDPASLEFEDRLGIELNPFNIDDTLEYAAGLSLSLNSSLTISIPLWYPVLSFDISPGVNGSYVNTAATLKFQDITGDGLPDHVLRVPGENRVRVMENRLGHAGLLKTIRSPFGGVTEISYRRAGNTVAMPQNRWVPERISVNDGFQDDPDRPGEHCYVQSFEFRDGFYDRRERLFCGFGTVRITRFESRQSSDPGDWDIASVTEDTYALNPAYDDNIYRRGLLTRRAVYDRHPEDSGALLYSEKICTYDLVPLTDRSRFPQLSRETERLYSPEDQTCIEKLIEYRRYNEYGNVELLTDYGSARDPDDDMTAEIFYAEPDSGRYLHAHPQSIEVRGSDDTLLRRRFGGYDRSRGNLIRLDQYSSENRWSTHLLEWDRYGNLIRMEGPRGHAVEIDYDDAVHTYPVSIRSLNDRVAFTPSYSSSLEWDYRYGKELVLTDQNANVQTRSYDNFGRLTEVWSPYDTGTRPAVAFDYRSDAFPWQAVTLNKVSHDPVSEDDLLTAVTSDGLGRIIQTAREGEVHTKGTGWNCSGAIVFDGAGRVVQEGQTVFTGGTGEFFSNLPPLAGLKNPTGTSYDPLDRVVSIVLPDDPEDPEDDAIISVSYRVEAANLLEIKTDPLGNITETIKDPRGNIRELRKKAPGGELLKRASYEYSALNELIRSLEYQLETGISYPVDYAYDLAGRRTLIESPDAGRITFEYDEAGNPLKKVDSRLRAKGQSIRYSYDGHNRLIRIEYPETADTTFEYGTGSQTDENQAGRLVRRSDSSGTIEYRYGKLGEVLFAGRSLNRLSPGAPAKSAETGFVCDYLGRLESITYPDTEVVSYSYTAGGQVNHVEGVSKGTTTVYIEEIGYDEYGQRVYMEYGNKVVTEYSYNPWRRWLDTIVTTNPGGCREYQNIEYSFDPVGNIEGYRNEVYGYRTEQQYSYDALNQLVSAGGTYEHTPYNTQVDYTSRYSQEYDFDSLGNFSRKTSSQGYSPNRTPMGSLNYNLEYRYWEGKSHRVQWVGNTHYSYDANGNIIEEREGGPSVEATAGISALVKDGVLRSVNRGFALIRNPDESEETVAMRSYEWDEENRLTGYADRRVNMAYTYDADNQRTVKYHIQAGEETLYFDQFWQGVNEDSDFRQSKHIYLGETRIATRLNLESRNGSTDNSYELANTYYYHPDHLGSAHFVTDRHGGRYEHMEYTPYGELWEEQVSDSHDMIPFRFTAKEWDEETGLYYYGARYLDPKRGRWLSADPAGPELGDPNREGFSIVEAANWYSYVSNNPVMYVDPTGLESADAAKHWYNAIYEQNKGWEITQDYGSAEMASMGYYPKSNGIHTGVDLKKTDDLGNNVTTGTPIFPDRPGKIKYIRDEDPGCGFGKYVGIESEDGSNIEVLAHLDSIAPEIRVGFYVDKTTSVGTGGNTGNSTGPHLHKQVQRDVLKNGRTPGMGADGNVVQSMSNYDRITIPVSKSWFMR
- a CDS encoding bZIP transcription factor; this encodes MKALKISTIVVFLFLATACTEADESNRSTEVAELKAKVYNLQSENEKLKERNEELTTANSTLIKEKSSLYNPFSGSGNPFKSFLFSNSTSFPFGYLQVTGYFEEILISDVDNGLEGLCPFFVVNEMDSDLSNYFWSMINKGNTFNRNIDDHIGLSLNLDDTPEIIIDELKSSSKEITVIGYLRDLELGGNMTLCNQYFTPLAVISP
- a CDS encoding carbohydrate ABC transporter permease, whose amino-acid sequence is MKRTRLQTIALHAVIILSILIVSLPVVLSFVISTQTPAEVYSSPPKLLPSAHFSNYTAAWRSVSLGRMMLNSTIIAAAVTAGKIVFSLLAAFAFTHFDFKGKNLLFFIVIITLLLPIPVRIVALFGIVSSFGWIDTYAGLIFPFLASATGTFLFVQRFRTIPLELLDAAKMDGCHPLRYLFQILIPLSKNSIGALTVIEFIYIWNQYLWPLMATNSKQMRVVQIGVKMLIQAEAMNNWGVIMAGVMITMIPPLFVFFIMQESFMKGFALASEK
- a CDS encoding carbohydrate ABC transporter permease: MQSYFHNKRLPYLLLLPTFIILIVFLFYPAIETFRLSFYKVHPFGLKTIFAGLHNFINLFSDEVYIKSFITSVVFSLAVVLAGLSISLLIALMLNQDIKGIKIYRTLLIWPYALSPAISGAIFRFLFNPANGYMNHFFQVATGMNVEWLTNSTLAILVVTVAATWKNLGYNIIFYLAGLQNVQKEAIESAAIDGAGSVKRFIYITFPMLSPTTFFLLIMNIIYSYFQSFGLIDVLTEGGPANSTNILIYQLYRDFFVNAKTGYAAAESLILFTLVVFLTLIQFKTTGRKVYYQ
- a CDS encoding ABC transporter substrate-binding protein, with protein sequence MTNTYNGYLIERGETSTIKIQIRRVRMKNVLLVTCSLLLIVFPLFSGGQPEQTAAGEKETVEITEPVTIQFWHAMGGSRIDLIQGIVDDFMKANPNIKVEVQYTGSYNDTLNKVKAASKAGNAPHVFHIYEIGTLQMANSGIVTPIYEIEAWDPIDWETFFSPVRNYYTINGKHYSMPFNSSTPLMYYNKTFFEQAGLDPEKPPKTFEEVIEYSKILKQKIPQLKAPISWNLNSWYFEEFHCLMDAPFVNNDNGRMGEYPTRALFNGQAGQRILEWWTGMERDGLFLDVGPGWANHRAAFGSGEVAMVMSSTSDVNQLTGLLKEKGWEMGTGYIPRPEGARGGVTIGGGSLWITNNHPNEELLAALKLVKYISSDEPQVRWHKGTGYFPVRETAMEMLEAEGWFDENPNFRTAFDQLLESPYTLNTAGSLMGVFPEARSLIETGIQKVYAGEMTVKEALDEAAEKTTKSMLEWNELVE